From Cyprinus carpio isolate SPL01 chromosome A7, ASM1834038v1, whole genome shotgun sequence, a single genomic window includes:
- the LOC109071637 gene encoding DNA replication factor Cdt1-like: MAQARVTDYFAQSKKGGVAQSLRSKGQKASADVVESAVITKPKTSSRAASSSRKTSRDPTTPEPQKHVQQEFLKVIDEALSAQTADTTTDLRDVSNEGLTASPRTPKRSSVEFDACSVLFPSTTEQHSSAKKRMRINASLSCRPSPEERADHKTARKKLELMRNDDKEQSIKSLANSTPQAPHQTASKESKNTVNHNANSSPVNTMSGDDKPKRTTRSKKTFTREDVAALKSRLQKLKGQSENVTTPSPAPVSALNELKARLDAAREISAKVQQRKAERVVKEATEAQAGPEPEEREKLPAYQRYHTPAQDVPPGLTLPYQYKVLGEMFRSTDTIVGMLFNRSETVTFAKIKQGVQDMTHKRFEESHLGQIKGVYPSAYTFRQEKNIPSFSATAKRSSYQLTVEPVIEEEFNGTRPVLSASRLLERRHIFHQNLVDIVKGHHKVFLASLNPPIVVPDDKLTRWHPRFSVDEVPNIKPSDLPQPPQTEKLTSAQEVLDKARALMTPKMEKALANMALKTAETVCAKEPETSAKSVPKPTETPSALKGVSQSLLERIRAKEAQKVHAAMTRNPQQEGRLLMMSRLPDLARILRNVFVAEKKPALIMELACNRMIASYRSPLSSDEMEKHLRLLAELTPAWLTVHPIRKDMYLKLNKTMDLNIVLDKLNQKMEEERRI; encoded by the exons ATGGCTCAAGCTCGGGTAACCGATTATTTTGCACAGAGTAAGAAGGGTGGAGTTGCTCAATCTTTACGGTCCAAGGGACAAAAAGCGTCAGCAGACGTTGTGGAGTCAGCGGTGATCACTAAACCAAAGACGTCGTCCAGAGCTGCAAGCTCTTCACGTAAAACATCGCGGGATCCCACCACACCAGAGCCGCAAAAACATGTCCAGCAGGAGTTCCTCAAAGTTATCGATGAGGCTCTATCTGCACAAACGGCGGATACCACGACTGACTTGCGAGATGTGAGTAACGAGGGCTTAACGGCGAGTCCCCGAACTCCCAAACGATCCTCAGTGGAGTTTGATGCGTGTTCGGTGCTGTTCCCGTCCACAACCGAGCAGCACAGCAGCGCCAAGAAGCGAATGAGGATCAATGCGAGTCTGAGCTGCAGACCTTCACCAGAGGAGCGCGCGGATCACAAGACTGCGAGGAAGAAGCTCGAGCTTATGAGAAATGACGACAAAGAACAG AGCATTAAGTCTTTGGCCAACAGCACCCCTCAGGCACCTCATCAAACTGCCAGCAAAGAGTccaaaaacactgtaaatcatAATGCAAATAGCTCCCCTGTAAACACAATGAGTGGAGACGATAAGCCCAAGAGGACAACCAGGAGCAAG aAAACGTTTACAAGAGAGGATGTGGCGGCATTGAAGTCAAGGCTGCAAAAACTGAAAGGACAGTCTGAAAACGTGACGACCCCGTCACCTGCCCCTGTGTCGGCGCTAAATGAGCTGAAAGCGAGGCTCGATGCTGCCAGGGAGATCTCTGCCAAAGTTCAGCAAAGAAAGGCTGAGCGAGTTGTAAAGGAAGCTACTGAAGCACAGGCTGGGCCTGAACCAGAGGAAAG aGAGAAACTCCCAGCTTATCAGCGTTATCACACTCCAGCACAGGATGTGCCGCCTGGTCTTACCCTGCCCTACCAATACAAAGTTCTAGGGGAGATGTTCCGCAGCACAGACACCATAGTCGGGATGCTGTTCAACCGCTCTGAGACGGTCACTTTTGCCAAGATCAAGCAAGGGGTCCAAGATATGACGCACAA GCGTTTTGAAGAGAGCCATCTGGGGCAGATAAAGGGTGTGTACCCTTCTGCCTATACTTTTCGTCAGGAGAAAAACATTCCTTCTTTCAGTGCCACTGCAAAAAGGTCCAGCTATCAGCTTACAGTGGAGCCGGTCATTGAAGAAG AATTTAACGGTACTCGTCCAGTGTTATCAGCCTCTCGTCTTTTGGAAAGAAGGCACATTTTTCACCAAAATCTGGTTGACATTGTGAAGGGACACCACAAG GTGTTCCTGGCTTCCCTAAACCCTCCCATTGTCGTCCCTGATGACAAACTGACCCGCTGGCATCCAAGATTCAGTGTGGATGAGGTTCCCAACATCAAGCCAAGTGATTTGCCTCAACCCCCTCAAACTGAGAAACTGACCTCAGCTCAGGAAGTTTTGGACAAAGCTCGTGCTCTCATGACACCAAAG ATGGAGAAAGCCTTGGCTAACATGGCCTTGAAAACAGCAGAAACCGTCTGTGCTAAGGAACCAGAGACCTCGGCAAAATCTGTTCCAAAGCCAACAGAAACACCCAGTGCCCTTAAAGGAGTTTCACAATCACTGCTGGAGAGG ATTCGTGCTAAAGAGGCTCAGAAAGTGCATGCTGCTATGACACGGAACCCACAGCAGGAGGGGCGCCTGTTGATGATGTCACGGCTGCCAGATTTGGCCAGGATCCTGCGAAATGTATTTGTAGCAGAGAAAAAGCCGGCCCTCATCATGGAGCTCGCTTGCAACCGCATGATCGCTAGCTACAGATCTCCTCTCAGTTCTG ATGAAATGGAGAAACATCTTCGCCTGTTGGCTGAGTTGACACCTGCATGGCTAACAGTACATCCAATCAGGAAGGATATGTACCTAAAACTGAACAAGACCATGGATCTGAACATTGTGCTGGACAAACTGAACCAAAAGATGGAGGAGGAGCGGCGAATTTGA